The following coding sequences are from one Frigoribacterium sp. Leaf415 window:
- a CDS encoding O-methyltransferase — MSQIESSWKFAEELVTESDAIAEARQHSLEVGVEAVSPAVGAQLAVVAAASNASSIIEVGTGLGVSGLWLLSGAPGAVLTTIDREIEHQQAARDAYLQAGVPASRFRLIAGRAADVLPRMNENSYDIVFVDADPGSVIEYVEHGLRLARPGGLVLVAHALWHGRVANPAVRDTTTTGFRTLLTEVSTSQAVISSLSTAGDGLLSLVKR, encoded by the coding sequence GTGTCGCAGATAGAGTCAAGTTGGAAGTTCGCGGAAGAACTCGTCACCGAGAGCGACGCGATCGCCGAGGCTCGACAGCATTCGCTCGAGGTCGGCGTCGAAGCCGTCTCGCCGGCGGTGGGTGCCCAGCTCGCCGTCGTCGCCGCCGCCTCGAACGCCTCGTCGATCATCGAGGTCGGCACGGGCCTGGGCGTGAGCGGACTCTGGCTGCTCTCGGGCGCCCCCGGTGCCGTCCTGACGACCATCGACCGCGAGATCGAGCACCAGCAGGCCGCCCGTGACGCCTATCTGCAGGCGGGCGTCCCGGCCAGCCGCTTCCGCCTGATCGCAGGCCGCGCGGCCGACGTGTTGCCTCGCATGAACGAGAACTCGTACGACATCGTCTTCGTCGACGCCGACCCCGGCTCGGTCATCGAGTACGTCGAGCACGGCCTTCGACTCGCCCGTCCCGGCGGACTCGTCCTCGTCGCGCACGCGCTCTGGCACGGCCGGGTGGCCAATCCCGCCGTCCGCGACACCACGACCACGGGCTTCCGCACCTTGCTGACCGAGGTGTCGACCTCACAGGCCGTGATCAGTTCGCTCTCGACGGCGGGCGACGGCCTGCTCTCGCTCGTCAAGCGCTGA
- a CDS encoding DUF3117 domain-containing protein — protein sequence MAAMKPRTGDGPMEAVKEGRLIIVRVPLEGGGRLVVSVNDDEAKELHDALAGVVSA from the coding sequence ATGGCAGCCATGAAGCCGAGGACCGGCGACGGGCCTATGGAAGCCGTTAAGGAGGGCCGTCTCATCATCGTGCGTGTTCCGCTCGAGGGTGGGGGACGCCTCGTGGTGTCGGTCAACGACGACGAAGCCAAAGAGTTGCACGACGCCCTCGCCGGCGTCGTGAGCGCCTAG
- the dapE gene encoding succinyl-diaminopimelate desuccinylase, with protein sequence MAPIDLSVSPVDVTRQLCDIRSESGDERLVADEIWATLEGCDHLELFRDGDAIVARTQLGRASRVVIAGHVDTVPINENVPTRYETEGDVEYLWGRGTVDMKAGCAVHLRLAVELTEPNVDVTWVWYDHEEVSDALNGLGRLARLRPDLLAGDFAVLGEPSNSGVEGGCNGNLRAEIRTFGARSHSARSWVGDNAIHKAAPILDVLAAYEAREVEVDGLVYREGLNAVGITGGVAGNVIPDECMVHVNYRFAPSRSADEAVAHVRELFEGFDVTIVDLAPGARPGLDAPLAQQFLRAVGGEAKPKYGWTDVARFSALGVPAVNYGPGDPMLAHHDDERVPVEQILDNERGLRAWLTA encoded by the coding sequence ATGGCACCGATCGACCTCTCCGTCTCGCCCGTCGACGTCACGAGGCAGCTCTGCGACATCCGGTCCGAGTCGGGCGACGAGCGCCTCGTCGCCGACGAGATCTGGGCCACGCTCGAGGGCTGCGACCACCTCGAGCTGTTCCGTGACGGTGACGCGATCGTCGCGCGGACGCAGCTGGGCCGGGCCTCTCGGGTCGTGATCGCCGGTCACGTCGACACCGTGCCCATCAACGAGAACGTGCCCACGCGTTACGAGACCGAGGGCGACGTCGAGTACCTGTGGGGCCGGGGGACCGTCGACATGAAGGCCGGCTGTGCCGTGCACCTCCGCCTCGCGGTCGAGCTGACCGAACCGAACGTCGACGTGACGTGGGTCTGGTACGACCACGAAGAGGTCTCCGACGCGCTGAACGGCCTTGGTCGCCTCGCGCGCCTCCGGCCCGACCTGCTGGCCGGTGACTTCGCCGTCCTGGGCGAACCGAGCAACAGCGGGGTCGAGGGTGGCTGCAACGGCAACCTCCGCGCCGAGATCCGCACCTTCGGTGCCCGCTCGCACAGTGCTCGGTCGTGGGTCGGCGACAACGCCATCCACAAGGCCGCGCCGATCCTCGACGTGCTGGCGGCCTACGAGGCTCGTGAGGTCGAGGTCGACGGGCTCGTCTACCGCGAGGGCCTCAACGCCGTGGGCATCACGGGTGGCGTGGCCGGCAACGTGATCCCCGACGAGTGCATGGTGCACGTCAACTACCGTTTCGCCCCGAGCCGCAGCGCCGACGAGGCCGTCGCCCACGTGCGCGAGCTCTTCGAGGGCTTCGACGTCACGATCGTCGACCTCGCTCCCGGCGCCCGGCCCGGCCTGGACGCCCCGCTCGCGCAGCAGTTCCTCCGCGCCGTCGGCGGCGAGGCCAAGCCCAAGTACGGCTGGACGGACGTCGCGCGCTTCTCCGCCCTCGGCGTGCCCGCCGTCAACTACGGGCCCGGCGACCCGATGCTGGCCCACCACGACGACGAGCGCGTGCCCGTGGAGCAGATCCTCGACAACGAGCGCGGACTGCGGGCGTGGCTGACGGCCTGA
- the dapD gene encoding 2,3,4,5-tetrahydropyridine-2,6-dicarboxylate N-succinyltransferase translates to MTSDATATAPTHAYGYGLATVSHDGTTLDTWFPSPRLGTLPADRDPEIVPAELADAAGPDERRAVDLVPVTVEIDLSAPPASTPDAYLRLHLLSHLLVKPNTINLDGVFGHLPIVTWTNAGPVHPDDFARLRPTLQRAGIVATGIDKFPRMLDYVSPDRVRIADASRVRLGAHLAPGTTVMHEGFVNFNAGTLGSSMVEGRISQGVVVGDGSDIGGGASIMGTLSGGGTQRVTIGARALLGANAGIGIAIGDDTVVEAGLYVTAGTKVVVVGGTPTHDGSPQTVKAVELSGQPGLLFRRNSLTGAVEVLPRKGHGITLNSQLHA, encoded by the coding sequence ATGACTTCCGACGCCACCGCCACCGCCCCGACCCACGCCTACGGGTACGGCCTCGCGACCGTCTCGCACGACGGCACCACGCTCGACACCTGGTTCCCCTCCCCCCGGCTCGGCACCCTGCCGGCCGACCGCGACCCCGAGATCGTCCCGGCCGAGCTGGCCGACGCGGCCGGCCCCGACGAGCGCCGCGCGGTGGACCTCGTCCCGGTGACGGTCGAGATCGACCTGAGCGCGCCTCCTGCGTCCACGCCCGACGCGTACCTCCGCCTGCACCTGCTGAGCCACCTGCTCGTGAAGCCCAACACGATCAACCTCGACGGCGTCTTCGGGCACCTGCCCATCGTCACGTGGACGAACGCGGGCCCGGTCCACCCCGACGACTTCGCGCGCCTGCGTCCGACGCTGCAGCGAGCGGGCATCGTCGCGACCGGCATCGACAAGTTCCCGCGCATGCTCGACTACGTCTCCCCCGACCGCGTCCGCATCGCCGACGCCTCGCGGGTGCGGCTCGGTGCGCACCTGGCCCCGGGCACCACCGTGATGCACGAGGGGTTCGTCAACTTCAACGCGGGCACCCTGGGTTCGTCGATGGTCGAAGGCCGCATCTCGCAGGGCGTCGTCGTGGGCGACGGGTCCGACATCGGCGGCGGCGCCTCGATCATGGGCACGCTGTCGGGCGGCGGCACCCAGCGAGTGACGATCGGTGCCCGCGCCCTGCTCGGCGCCAACGCCGGCATCGGGATCGCGATCGGCGACGACACCGTCGTCGAGGCCGGACTCTACGTGACGGCCGGCACCAAGGTCGTCGTCGTGGGCGGCACGCCGACCCACGACGGGTCGCCGCAGACCGTCAAGGCCGTCGAGCTCTCGGGCCAGCCCGGGCTGCTCTTCCGCCGCAACTCGCTGACCGGTGCCGTCGAGGTCCTGCCCCGCAAGGGCCACGGCATCACGCTGAACTCGCAGCTGCACGCGTAG
- a CDS encoding citrate synthase, whose product MTDTANDAQKATLQFPGGTAEFPIVASTEGASAIDISTFTKQTGYTTLDTGFVNTSNARSTITYIDGDQGILRYRGYPIEQVAENSTYLETAWLLIYGELPTPDQLADFDARIRRHTLLHEDLRRFFDALPHNAHPMSVLSSAVGALSTFYEDSMSVHDPEQVELQTVRLLAKLPVIAAYAHKKSLGQAFLYPDNSLSFVDNFLKLNFGTMAEPYEVNPVLSKALERLLILHEDHEQNASTSTVRLVGSTQANMFSSISAGISALYGPLHGGANEAVLKMLAEIRDSGQGVERFVERVKNKEAGVKLMGFGHRVYKNYDPRAKLVKESATEVLESLGVKDDLLDIAMELEGIALADDYFVERRLYPNVDFYTGVIYKAMGFPPRMFTVLFAIGRLPGWIAHWREMNTDPTTKIGRPQQLYLGATERDWPQR is encoded by the coding sequence GTGACTGACACTGCCAACGACGCCCAGAAGGCCACGCTGCAGTTCCCGGGGGGAACAGCCGAGTTCCCGATCGTCGCGAGCACCGAGGGTGCCTCGGCGATCGACATCTCGACGTTCACCAAGCAGACCGGTTACACGACCCTCGACACGGGGTTCGTGAACACCTCCAACGCCCGAAGCACCATCACCTACATCGACGGTGATCAGGGCATCCTGCGCTACCGGGGCTACCCGATCGAACAAGTCGCCGAGAACTCGACCTACCTCGAGACGGCCTGGCTGTTGATCTACGGCGAACTGCCCACCCCCGACCAGCTCGCCGACTTCGACGCGCGCATCCGGCGGCACACGCTGCTGCACGAAGACCTGCGCCGCTTCTTCGACGCCCTGCCGCACAACGCGCACCCGATGTCGGTGCTGTCGAGCGCGGTCGGCGCCCTGTCGACGTTCTACGAAGACAGCATGAGCGTGCACGACCCCGAGCAGGTCGAGCTGCAGACCGTGCGACTGCTGGCGAAGCTGCCGGTCATCGCGGCCTACGCGCACAAGAAGAGCCTGGGGCAGGCCTTCCTCTACCCCGACAACTCGCTGAGCTTCGTCGACAACTTCCTCAAGCTGAACTTCGGAACGATGGCCGAGCCGTACGAGGTCAACCCCGTCCTCTCGAAGGCGCTCGAGCGTCTGCTCATCCTGCACGAAGACCACGAGCAGAACGCGTCGACGTCGACCGTGCGCCTCGTCGGCTCGACCCAGGCCAACATGTTCTCGTCGATCTCGGCCGGCATCAGCGCCCTCTACGGGCCGCTGCACGGCGGGGCCAACGAGGCCGTCCTCAAGATGCTCGCCGAGATCCGCGACAGCGGCCAGGGCGTCGAGCGTTTCGTCGAGCGGGTCAAGAACAAAGAGGCCGGCGTCAAGCTGATGGGCTTCGGCCACCGCGTCTACAAGAACTACGACCCCCGCGCCAAGCTGGTCAAAGAGAGCGCCACCGAGGTGCTCGAGTCCCTCGGCGTGAAGGACGACCTGCTCGACATCGCGATGGAGCTCGAGGGCATCGCCCTGGCCGACGACTACTTCGTCGAGCGCAGGCTCTACCCGAACGTCGACTTCTACACGGGCGTCATCTACAAGGCGATGGGCTTCCCGCCCCGCATGTTCACCGTGCTCTTCGCGATCGGGCGCCTGCCCGGCTGGATCGCCCACTGGCGTGAGATGAACACCGACCCGACGACCAAGATCGGCCGCCCCCAGCAGTTGTACCTGGGCGCGACCGAGCGCGACTGGCCGCAGCGCTAG
- the dapC gene encoding succinyldiaminopimelate transaminase codes for MALDLPEFPWDALVPYAATARRHPGGIVDLSVGSPVDPTPDVVREALAVATDAHSYPQVAGTPALRSAIAEWYERRRGVTGLGDANVLPTIGSKELIAGMALWLGVGPGDTVVYPTNAYPTYALGAALVGATALASDDPAEWPASTKLVWLNSPGNPDGAVLGVEGLRAAVARARELGAVIAGDECYAELGWTGDWADRPTPCILDPRVVGDDLRGVVSVYSLSKQSNLAGYRAGFVAGCDHVVGQLLAVRKHAGLMPPAPVQQAMVVALADEAHVVEQKARYAARRASLQPALEAAGFRIDRSEAGLYLWATRDEDAWVTVSWLAERGVLVAPGSFYGPAGGRHVRVALTTTDERIDAAVGRLGS; via the coding sequence GTGGCACTCGACCTTCCCGAGTTCCCCTGGGACGCCCTGGTGCCGTACGCGGCGACCGCCCGACGTCACCCCGGTGGCATCGTCGACCTCAGCGTCGGCTCGCCCGTCGACCCGACGCCCGACGTCGTCCGCGAGGCCCTGGCCGTCGCGACCGACGCCCACTCGTACCCGCAGGTGGCCGGCACCCCGGCCCTGCGGTCGGCCATCGCCGAGTGGTACGAGCGGCGCCGCGGAGTCACCGGGCTCGGCGACGCGAACGTGCTGCCCACCATCGGCTCGAAAGAACTCATCGCAGGCATGGCCCTCTGGCTCGGGGTCGGCCCGGGCGACACGGTGGTCTATCCGACGAACGCCTACCCGACCTACGCGCTCGGTGCCGCCCTCGTCGGCGCGACGGCCCTCGCCTCCGACGACCCGGCCGAGTGGCCCGCGTCGACGAAGCTGGTCTGGTTGAACAGCCCGGGCAACCCCGACGGAGCCGTGCTCGGCGTCGAGGGCCTGCGTGCGGCCGTGGCCCGTGCGCGCGAACTCGGTGCCGTGATCGCCGGCGACGAGTGCTACGCCGAGCTGGGGTGGACGGGCGACTGGGCCGATCGCCCCACACCTTGCATCCTCGACCCGCGCGTGGTCGGTGACGACCTCCGCGGCGTCGTCTCGGTCTATTCGCTCAGCAAGCAGTCCAACCTCGCCGGGTACCGCGCGGGCTTCGTCGCGGGCTGTGACCACGTCGTCGGGCAGCTGCTCGCCGTGCGCAAGCACGCAGGGCTCATGCCGCCGGCCCCGGTGCAACAGGCCATGGTGGTCGCGTTGGCCGACGAGGCCCACGTGGTCGAGCAGAAGGCACGGTACGCGGCCCGCCGAGCGAGCCTCCAGCCCGCCCTCGAGGCGGCCGGGTTCCGCATCGACCGCAGCGAGGCCGGGCTCTACCTCTGGGCCACGCGCGACGAGGACGCCTGGGTCACGGTGTCCTGGCTCGCCGAGCGCGGAGTGCTCGTCGCTCCCGGGTCGTTCTACGGGCCGGCCGGCGGTCGTCACGTCCGCGTGGCGCTCACGACGACCGACGAGCGCATCGACGCCGCCGTGGGGCGACTCGGCAGCTGA
- the fdxA gene encoding ferredoxin, which yields MTYVIALPCVDVKDRACIDECPVDCIYEGERSLYIHPDECVDCGACEPVCPVEAIYYEDDLPDKWAEYYKANVEFFDEIGSPGGAAKVGVIAKDHPVISALPPQGAGA from the coding sequence GTGACGTACGTGATCGCACTTCCCTGTGTCGATGTCAAAGACCGTGCCTGCATCGACGAGTGCCCCGTCGACTGCATCTACGAGGGCGAACGCTCGCTCTACATCCACCCCGACGAATGCGTCGACTGCGGTGCGTGCGAGCCGGTGTGCCCCGTCGAGGCCATCTACTACGAAGACGACCTGCCCGACAAGTGGGCCGAGTACTACAAGGCCAACGTCGAGTTCTTCGACGAGATCGGCTCGCCCGGCGGCGCGGCCAAGGTCGGCGTCATCGCCAAGGACCACCCCGTGATCTCGGCGTTGCCTCCTCAGGGCGCCGGCGCCTAG
- a CDS encoding PIG-L family deacetylase: MNSSASPTPASPSTAGDPRLERVLFVHAHPDDETITTGGTIAALVEAGAAVTVVTCTRGELGEVIPDDLAVLRGDQAALAVHREGEIAAAMHDLGVDDHRFLGSPGARTPGLPERAYRDSGMVWRSDGVAGPTPDLHPAAFCAAEFGEVVSDLSAVVQSVRPTAIISYDEDGGYHHPDHVRANRVAVRAARLVGVPFFAIVAGAESAEGAEAEALATDDTVLTMDARHVAPRKLAALRDHRSQVEVVDLPGGRAGIRYPHGVVEPVTVRESFRFVPEPTTDGDASEMAQMTTGGRVAALVLALAAGAVFGTIGTVMHQSTITVAGSPIWSGLVLALLMSLTLLAGLRSVFGSRAMAGAAAVGLLGALVVLWQASPGGSILVPDNTPALVWLGGVFLICLVVLGWPRLRGPVAGGATPSGGSTRASSVEAQPADDRLDALPDAKGTPQT; encoded by the coding sequence ATGAACTCCTCCGCCTCGCCGACGCCCGCGTCGCCCTCGACTGCCGGCGACCCGCGGCTCGAGCGCGTGCTCTTCGTCCACGCCCATCCCGACGACGAGACCATCACCACGGGTGGCACGATCGCCGCCCTGGTCGAGGCCGGTGCCGCCGTCACCGTCGTGACCTGCACACGAGGTGAGCTGGGCGAGGTCATCCCCGACGACCTCGCCGTCCTCCGAGGCGACCAGGCCGCCCTCGCCGTCCACCGCGAGGGCGAGATCGCCGCCGCCATGCACGACCTCGGCGTCGACGACCACCGGTTCCTCGGTTCGCCCGGAGCCCGCACGCCCGGCCTTCCCGAACGGGCCTACCGCGACAGCGGCATGGTCTGGCGGTCCGACGGCGTGGCCGGGCCGACGCCCGACCTGCACCCCGCGGCCTTCTGCGCCGCCGAGTTCGGCGAGGTCGTGAGCGACCTGTCGGCCGTCGTGCAGTCCGTGCGCCCGACCGCGATCATCAGCTACGACGAGGACGGCGGCTACCACCACCCCGACCACGTCCGGGCCAACCGGGTCGCCGTGCGCGCCGCGCGCCTCGTCGGCGTGCCGTTCTTCGCGATCGTGGCCGGCGCGGAGTCGGCCGAGGGCGCCGAAGCCGAGGCCCTCGCCACCGACGACACCGTGCTCACGATGGACGCCCGGCACGTCGCACCCCGCAAGCTCGCGGCGCTGCGCGACCATCGCAGCCAGGTCGAGGTGGTCGACCTCCCGGGCGGCCGCGCCGGCATCCGCTACCCCCACGGGGTCGTCGAGCCCGTGACGGTCCGTGAGTCGTTCCGTTTCGTGCCCGAGCCGACGACCGACGGGGACGCCTCCGAGATGGCGCAGATGACGACGGGCGGTCGCGTCGCCGCGCTCGTGCTGGCGCTCGCCGCCGGGGCGGTGTTCGGCACCATCGGCACCGTGATGCACCAGTCGACGATCACCGTCGCCGGCTCGCCGATCTGGTCCGGGCTCGTGCTCGCGCTCCTGATGAGCCTCACGCTCCTCGCCGGCCTCCGCTCGGTCTTCGGCTCGCGGGCCATGGCCGGCGCCGCCGCCGTCGGGCTGCTCGGGGCGCTCGTCGTCCTGTGGCAGGCGAGTCCGGGCGGATCGATCCTCGTGCCCGACAACACGCCCGCCCTGGTCTGGCTCGGCGGGGTGTTCCTGATCTGCCTCGTGGTGCTCGGGTGGCCGCGGTTGCGGGGCCCGGTCGCCGGGGGCGCGACGCCGTCCGGCGGCTCGACCCGCGCCTCCTCGGTCGAGGCACAGCCGGCAGACGATAGGCTGGACGCCCTGCCCGACGCGAAGGGAACCCCCCAGACGTGA
- the efeU gene encoding iron uptake transporter permease EfeU, whose protein sequence is MLANYLIGLREGLEAALVVGILIAYVVKIGRRDVLPRLWLGVGAAVVLSLGLGAVLTFGTYGLTFQAQEIIGGGLSIVAVGFVTWMVFWMARTARGLRGELESGLDRALVGGAGAIVALAFLSVGREGIETALFVWATVQSTGGGATPLVGALLGILSAVAIQVAIYRGVVRLDVARFFRVTGYFLVVVAAGVLAYGVGDLQEASVLPGRASLAFDVSAAVPPTSWYGTLLQGLVNFTPTPSWLQVVVWLAYLAVVVPFFVRATRRRRPGTPSTSDSSGSATTRGTSTSPTTPSPRTAGASR, encoded by the coding sequence GTGCTCGCCAACTACCTCATCGGACTCCGAGAGGGCCTCGAGGCCGCTCTCGTGGTCGGCATCCTCATCGCCTACGTGGTCAAGATCGGCCGGCGCGACGTCCTCCCCCGCCTCTGGCTGGGCGTCGGCGCCGCGGTCGTCCTCTCCCTCGGACTCGGCGCCGTGCTGACCTTCGGCACCTACGGGCTCACCTTCCAGGCCCAGGAGATCATCGGCGGCGGACTCTCGATCGTGGCCGTGGGCTTCGTCACCTGGATGGTCTTCTGGATGGCTCGGACCGCGCGCGGCCTGCGCGGCGAACTCGAGTCGGGCCTCGACCGGGCGCTCGTCGGCGGTGCCGGGGCGATCGTCGCCCTGGCCTTCCTCTCGGTCGGACGCGAGGGCATCGAGACCGCCCTCTTCGTCTGGGCCACGGTGCAGTCGACCGGCGGCGGCGCGACACCCCTGGTGGGCGCGCTCCTCGGCATCCTCTCGGCCGTCGCGATCCAGGTGGCGATCTACCGCGGCGTGGTCCGCCTCGACGTCGCCCGGTTCTTCCGGGTGACCGGCTACTTCCTCGTCGTCGTCGCGGCGGGCGTCCTCGCCTACGGGGTGGGCGACCTGCAGGAGGCGTCCGTGCTGCCGGGCCGCGCCTCCCTGGCTTTCGACGTGAGCGCGGCCGTGCCGCCGACAAGCTGGTACGGCACCCTGCTGCAGGGGCTCGTCAACTTCACGCCGACGCCGAGCTGGCTGCAGGTGGTCGTCTGGCTCGCCTACCTCGCCGTCGTCGTCCCCTTCTTCGTGCGCGCGACCCGGCGCCGTCGCCCCGGCACCCCGAGCACGTCCGACTCGTCCGGCTCGGCCACGACCCGCGGCACGTCCACCTCCCCGACCACCCCGTCCCCCCGCACCGCAGGAGCATCCCGATGA
- the efeO gene encoding iron uptake system protein EfeO: MIASPLRPLAVASGVAALALALTGCVANAPAGSSAATAVTVDGSDDSCSLSTTSVPSGPVTFTMTNTGSDNSEFELLADDGLRIISEKENIGPGTTGSMTVSVPAGDYWTACVPGLVGEGVRASFTVTDSGTAVEATGSEKQQIDAAATAYVGYVKDQTGQLVTATEEFLAAYTAGDDEKARSLYPSARAHYERIEPVAESFGDLDPKIDFREADVEPGTEWTGWHRIEKDLWQPAASDNGGAAYVPLTADERTHYADLLTSDTKDLYDEVTASDFTVGIDTIANGAVGLMDEVATGKITGEEEIWSHTDLYDFQGNLEGARVAFDGVRDIVDQKDPELATSIDAQLTKVETLLAGYGSLDAGYSSYTDLTDADKKKLSDAVNALSEPLSKLTSALVA; this comes from the coding sequence ATGATCGCCAGCCCCCTCCGCCCCCTCGCCGTCGCCTCGGGCGTCGCCGCGCTCGCACTGGCCCTGACCGGGTGCGTCGCGAACGCCCCGGCCGGCTCCTCCGCGGCCACCGCCGTGACCGTCGACGGCTCCGACGACTCGTGCTCGCTGTCGACGACCTCGGTGCCGAGCGGCCCCGTCACGTTCACCATGACGAACACCGGCAGCGACAACAGCGAGTTCGAGCTGCTCGCCGACGACGGCCTCCGCATCATCAGCGAGAAGGAGAACATCGGCCCCGGCACCACGGGCTCGATGACGGTCTCGGTGCCGGCCGGCGACTACTGGACCGCCTGCGTGCCGGGGCTCGTCGGAGAAGGTGTGCGCGCCTCCTTCACGGTGACCGACTCGGGCACGGCCGTCGAGGCCACGGGCAGCGAGAAGCAGCAGATCGACGCCGCGGCGACGGCCTACGTCGGCTACGTCAAGGACCAGACCGGGCAGCTCGTCACGGCCACCGAGGAGTTCCTCGCCGCGTACACCGCCGGCGACGACGAGAAGGCGCGATCGCTCTACCCGTCCGCGCGGGCGCACTACGAGCGCATCGAGCCCGTGGCCGAGTCCTTCGGCGACCTCGACCCCAAGATCGACTTCCGTGAGGCCGACGTCGAGCCCGGCACCGAGTGGACCGGCTGGCACCGCATCGAGAAGGACCTCTGGCAGCCCGCGGCGTCGGACAACGGAGGCGCGGCGTACGTCCCCCTGACGGCCGACGAACGCACGCACTACGCCGACCTGCTGACGAGCGACACGAAGGACCTCTACGACGAGGTCACGGCGAGCGACTTCACGGTCGGGATCGACACGATCGCCAACGGCGCGGTCGGCCTGATGGACGAGGTGGCCACCGGCAAGATCACCGGCGAGGAGGAGATCTGGTCGCACACCGACCTCTACGACTTCCAGGGCAACCTCGAGGGCGCCCGGGTGGCGTTCGACGGAGTGCGTGACATCGTCGACCAGAAGGACCCCGAACTGGCGACCTCGATCGACGCGCAGCTGACGAAGGTCGAGACGCTGCTCGCGGGTTACGGCAGCCTCGACGCGGGCTACTCCTCGTACACCGACCTGACCGACGCCGACAAGAAGAAGCTGTCGGACGCCGTCAACGCCCTCAGCGAGCCGCTCAGCAAGCTGACCTCGGCGCTGGTCGCCTGA
- the efeB gene encoding iron uptake transporter deferrochelatase/peroxidase subunit gives MTVTDGGGLSRRGLLGLVGTGVGAGVLGLGVGIGTDRAVQAHADGSSGASASYPFFGRHQSGIVTAAQDRLHFASFDVADGVSRADLVELLKDWSYAASRLTAGLDVSPTGATGGSLLAPPDDTGEATGLPAAGLTVTIGFGPTLFTTADGTDRFGLASKRPPALVDLPHFSGDQLVAAASGGDLCVQACSDDPQVAVHAIRNLSRIAFGRASLRWSQLGFGRTSSTTRGQTTPRNLFGFKDGTANVKAEDVAAVDDGVWATASDGAGWMDGGSYLVARKIRMTIETWDHASLAEQQTVVGRDKGEGAPLSGGTEFTAPDFAAAASTGDGPAIAPDSHVALAHPQNNDGATLLRRGYNFVDGNDELGRLNAGLFFIAFNRDPRRQYVPIQQALSRNDRMNEYVKHVGSALFAVPPGASRDGWVGETLFG, from the coding sequence CTGACGGTGACGGACGGAGGCGGCCTCTCGCGCCGCGGTCTGTTGGGGCTCGTCGGCACGGGGGTCGGAGCCGGCGTCCTGGGGCTCGGGGTCGGGATCGGCACGGACCGAGCCGTCCAGGCGCATGCCGACGGGTCGTCCGGCGCCTCGGCGTCGTACCCGTTCTTCGGTCGACACCAGTCGGGCATCGTCACCGCCGCGCAGGACCGCCTGCACTTCGCCTCGTTCGACGTCGCGGACGGCGTCTCCCGCGCCGACCTCGTCGAGCTGCTGAAGGACTGGAGCTACGCGGCGTCGAGACTCACGGCAGGCCTCGACGTCAGCCCGACGGGTGCCACGGGCGGCAGCCTCCTGGCACCGCCGGACGACACGGGCGAGGCCACGGGTCTGCCCGCCGCCGGACTCACGGTCACGATCGGCTTCGGGCCGACCCTGTTCACCACCGCCGACGGCACCGACCGCTTCGGACTCGCGTCGAAGCGGCCTCCGGCCCTCGTCGACCTGCCGCACTTCTCGGGCGACCAGCTCGTGGCGGCCGCGAGCGGCGGCGACCTCTGCGTCCAGGCATGCAGCGACGACCCCCAGGTCGCGGTCCACGCGATCCGCAACCTCTCGCGGATCGCCTTCGGCCGCGCCTCCCTGCGGTGGTCCCAGCTGGGCTTCGGCCGCACCTCGTCGACGACCCGCGGTCAGACGACGCCGCGCAACCTCTTCGGCTTCAAGGACGGCACGGCCAACGTGAAGGCCGAGGACGTCGCCGCGGTGGACGACGGCGTCTGGGCGACCGCGTCCGACGGAGCGGGATGGATGGACGGCGGCTCGTACCTCGTCGCCCGGAAGATCCGCATGACGATCGAGACCTGGGACCACGCCTCTCTGGCGGAGCAGCAGACGGTCGTGGGCCGCGACAAGGGCGAGGGGGCCCCGCTCTCGGGCGGGACCGAGTTCACGGCACCCGACTTCGCCGCCGCCGCCTCGACCGGTGACGGTCCGGCCATCGCACCCGACTCGCACGTCGCCCTGGCGCACCCGCAGAACAACGACGGGGCCACGCTGCTGCGGCGAGGCTACAACTTCGTCGACGGCAACGACGAACTCGGCCGCCTGAACGCCGGGCTGTTCTTCATCGCGTTCAACCGCGACCCCCGGCGGCAGTACGTGCCGATCCAGCAGGCGCTCTCGAGGAACGACCGGATGAACGAGTACGTCAAGCACGTCGGGTCGGCCCTCTTCGCGGTGCCGCCCGGGGCGTCACGAGACGGCTGGGTCGGCGAGACGCTCTTCGGCTGA